The following is a genomic window from bacterium.
CCACAAGAGTTTCATGGATAACGCTGTGCGTGTAGTGCCTTTTCTCGTTCAACAGGCCACCGAAGGCATTTTTCATCGCGCCTGTTGTAGTCGTGTAAATGTGTGTTTTTACGGTCGGGAGATGAAGAATATTTTTACCGAAGAAAAAATCCGGAATTCGAATGTGATCGTGGTAAATTTTGTTCAGCACAAGCATTTGCGCTTTTGGCTTGTATTCCACCCAGCGCATGTCTTGAATGCGGAAATTGAACAGGACCGGAACGTTGTGGCTTTTACATATGGGCCAGTAGTTGTTGAGGTCAGTTCCTTTGAATGCGTTCGTGACAACGGTCCGGTTTTGGACGCAGGAAAGGTCCTTGTATCCCGCGTTTCTCAACGCCACGATCGTACCTTCAAGCTGCCACGGCGTGGTATTGGCGCTTGGAAAAGGAAAGTGCCACGAAATGTTGTCCTTTAATATGGTGGGCGCGCTTGGATCCAGATACTGCCGGTAATCCGCCAGCTCCATCACGCGTTCATGATCCTCGATTGCGCTTTCAGGCCGCGTCCTCAGCACTGCAACTTTTGCTTTCATAATTTTGAATTGTACAGTATAAGCATTGTTAACAGAAGAACGCAAAAGAACAGGAAAAATCAAGAAGGCAAATCATGGTGACAAAGGTTATGAGATCAGTTTTTTGGATATCGGGATCCAGAAGAATTTCATAAATTTCCGGGGAAGGCTTACCGTTTATTTCGACCCTCTTCCGTCTTTTTCC
Proteins encoded in this region:
- a CDS encoding DUF362 domain-containing protein — translated: MKAKVAVLRTRPESAIEDHERVMELADYRQYLDPSAPTILKDNISWHFPFPSANTTPWQLEGTIVALRNAGYKDLSCVQNRTVVTNAFKGTDLNNYWPICKSHNVPVLFNFRIQDMRWVEYKPKAQMLVLNKIYHDHIRIPDFFFGKNILHLPTVKTHIYTTTTGAMKNAFGGLLNEKRHYTHSVIHETLVDLLRIQKEIHSGIFAVMDGTTSGNGAGPRIMVPTRKDVILASGDQVAIDAVAAKMMGFDPMSIPYILIAHEAKLGVGDPREIEITGHPDVANESWGFRVTQTLHSFLGWLAWYGPTKIFQKLIFHTPIVHFPNLVSETYHDYYRWTFKEKKIFEQWKKESPWGQLFVQYQKEGCLVKDEVQEAQGA